The following is a genomic window from Planctomycetia bacterium.
CCCCACCAGTGCTGCAGACCAATCAGCAATTTTCCCTGGGGCATACCGCCAAATTTTTCCAGGTCCACGAGCGCTTGATACTCTCCACGACCCGTGTAGGCGAAGGCGTCTCCTTGTGCAAAGGGTGGCGGAACCGGTCGACTGATCCCCCCCAACACCGAAACCAAACTGGGTGATATTACCACCAATGGTGATTCCCTGCTCCTGCAGACGCGGACGCAATCCGTTCCAGTCACCGGTCAATGTCGGGCGATTCCACAGCGAATCGAACCGTGACTGGCAGAAGGAATCACCAACGTTGCTGTTTGCAGGGGTTGGTGCAGCGTCCGAGTTGGGTGCAATGGCGATCGATTCGGGTTGAACCGGGATACTGCTGGATGGTGTGCTATCGAGCGCGCCCTGAGCCTGGGCTGCGGAGAAGCCTGCAGCGATGCAGCTTGAAGCGAGTAACCAACGAAAGGCATGCATTTTCGGGATCCATCCATGGAATCGAAAAAAGTGGGGAAGTTAGCTAATTCATCGTCTGCCCCACGGGATCAATCCTGGCCATTTATGGATAATGAGTTCGTGATCATTCAGTACATGACATCAGAATGCAAATATGTTCGGCATAACCGTTATGCACAGAGGATTCGATATACTCGCGCAAATCGCTTGCTTATGCTCTGACGATAATGTTGTCATTTGGCGTAGTCGCAGTTCACGCTCTTCACGGCATCCACTTAACTGTGGCCGGAGCAGTCAACTGTGGCATGGCTGGTGTCTCTACAGCCAAGCCTGTGGATGCGCTGGGTGCCAAGTTCTCGAACCTGATCGCCAGCAGCAGCGGATAGCACGTTGCAACGTTGGACCTCCGAGGTCGAAGCCGGACCTCAGAGATCGAAACGCTGCATTCACACTCAGCGGATGAAATCAACTTAACTTCCGGTACCTCATCCGTTTCGGCACGTTCGCGCTGGCTCCCAGCCTGGCATGTCGTTGCTCCTCATACACCTGGAAGTTCCCGTCGCACCAGACGACTTTGCTATCCCGTTCGAAGGCCAGGATGTGGGTGGCTACGCGGTCGAGGAACCAACGGTCGTGGCTGATGATCACTGCACAACCACCGAAATTCAAGAGCGATTCTTCGAGCGCTCGCAACGTGTCCACGTCGAGGTCGTTTGTCGGTTCGTCTAGAAGGAGCAGGTTCCCGCCACTGCGAAGCAGCTTGGCCAGGTGGATGCGATTGCGTTCTCCGCCGGAGCAGTTGCCGACGATCTTCTGTTGGTCTGACCCTTTGAAGTTGAAGCGTGCACAGTAACCGCGACTCGCCACCCGTTGTTTGCCGAGCATGATGTGATCCGTGCCGCCGGTGATCTCCTCGAAGATAGTGTTCGTCGGATTCAGCGCATCGCGGTTCTGATCCACGTGTGCCGGCTTCACCGTCGGGCCGATGGTGAGCGTCCCGCCATCCGGTTTCTCTTGTCCCACAATCATCTTGAACAGTGTCGTCTTGCCCGCACCGTTCGGCCCGATGATGCCGACGATGCCCCCCTTCGGCAGGTTGAAAGTGAGATCGTCGAAGAGCAGATTCTCGCCGAACGCCTTCTTCACCCCCTCGGCACGCACCACCAAGTCGCCCAGCGGTGGGCCGGGCGGAATCTGTATCACGAGCTCGTCTTCACGCTCTACGAACTCCATCGACTGCAACTTGTCGATGTTGGCAAGGCGGGCTTTGTTCTTGCCCATCCGGCCACGCGGAGCCATGCGTGCCCATTCGAGTTCACGGTCGAGTTGTTTCTGGCGAGCGGAGACAATTTTCTCTTCGAGTTCCAGCCGCCGCTTCTTCTTCTCCATCCACGAGGTGTAGTTACCCTCGAACGGATAGCCGCGACCGCGATCCAGTTCGAGAATCCACTGCGCGACGTTATCAAGGAAGTATCGATCGTGGGTGATGGCCACTACAGCACCCTTGTAGTCCTTCAAGAAGTGTTCGAGCCACTCCACGCTCTCCGCGTCCAGGTGGTTCGTCGGTTCATCGAGGAGGAGCAGGTCGAAGTTCTGCAACAACATCTTGCAGAGGAAGACACGCCGCCGTTCGCCCCCGGAAAGATGTTCGACACCCGCATCCGGTGGCGGCAACTGCATCGCGTCCATCGCCATCTCGACGCGGCGATCGATGTTGTAGGCATCCACAGCGTCGATCTGTGCTTGAAGTCGTTCCATCTGGTTCGAGAGTTTATCGAAGTCGGCAGCCGGGTCCGCGAACTTCTCGCTCACAGCCTCATATTGAAGAATGAGATCACGAAAGGGCTGAACGGCCTCCTCCACGTTTTCCAGCACCGTCTTCCCTGGCGTGAGCATCGGTTCCTGCGGTACGTAGCCAATGGTCAGCCCGTTCTCCGGCCTTGCTTCGCCCATGAAGTCTTTGTCTTCGAGAGCCATGATGCGCAGCAGCGTTGACTTCCCGGAGCCGTTCGAGCCGATGACACCGATTTTCGCTCCGGGGTAGAATGCAAGTTGGATGTCCTTGAGGACCTCGCGTTTGCCATAGTGTTTCGTGAGGTTGTCGATAGTGAAGATGTACCGCTCGCTCATTATTGCTCCGTGAGTGTGGTAACGGAATGATAACGGATTTCCGTTCGGAACGAAGATCGTGCCTGCGAGAGTCGCCGTTAACCCCACGGTACTCTCTCTCCAGAGATAGAGAGAGGGTTTCGATAAATTTTGGGTTATTGGCTCCGACTCAATACAGAATCCATGTTCTCTTGGCCGTTCTTTCAACCGGCTGTGCAACTACATAACCCACAAGATTCAACGCAAAAACGCCAGGCTCTCTGCCTGGCGTGGTGCGTGAACCGTGTTGTAGATAAAGCCTCGATGAAGGCTTGCAAGCTCCCCGAATAGGGCGCGCTTCAAGAAATTCTCTGCATTGGGTAGAGAGAAATGATGTCGATCCAAAATGTTATGGCGTAATGAGTTATGGAATGAGTTTCGAAATTGCTGTTAACCCGCTCACTTGTCTCTCTAGAAGATGGGGAGATGTTTTGGGTGGAAACATCTCTATGGAGGGGGTTGGTGTTTACCGTCATGTATTAGAGAAGTACGTTTCTACACCGCGGCTGGGCGGGTTTTGATGAGCGACCATCGCCGGGCAGCGTGATTTGGTAGCAATTCGCCAGTCTTCGCCAAGATTTGATTCAGTCTCGTTCTCATGTTGACTCGTGAACGGGTCTTCGTGTCTCTTTGTTCAGTTCTGGCTTTTCAGGCACCTCTATTTTTACTGATTAGCATTCCAGAGAATCGACAGTACGGGATCCTGTGATAGCGACTTTTTAAGCTGACCATCGGCTTGTTTATAAAGTTTGGCACAAATGGCTTTGATATTTGTATTCATCTGCTGGGTGACCTCATCAGGCCGTTTGTCGTGCTGGTAAATGACCGCAACTAATCGAAAGAGGTAAACTAATTCATCATTGGTGAGTTCTAATTCTGCTAACGATGAGATTTCCTTGTTAGCCTGGCTCCACTGAGAAGCTCGTGTCAGGCTGTTCAGACGCATAAAACGATACTGGCGATTATGCGGAGCGCTTCGGCTCACTACTTCATCCCAATAGGGCACTGCCAGTATTGGGCGTCTCGTCTGATCGTACAGATTAGCTATGGAACCATTCAGCGATATTTGCATTCGCTTGGCATCAGCGTAACCTGATTCTTGTTTCAATACCTGCTCAATCAGTTTCAGTCCAGCCTGATACGAAGTCAGGGCAAAGTCAACAAAGCCCTGGCTACCCTGCATATTGCCTTTGTTCAAAAGCAGCGATGCCAGAGAGACCTGAAACTCCAGGGTCTCTGGAACGGTATTCACCAAGTGCTTTAACAGTGTTTCCGCCTCGTTAAGATGACGATGTGCCGGTACAAGCTTTGTCGATAACTGTTCGACCAAAGCCAGATTCACTAGGCTCTCTGCCAACTGCGACTGAATCTCTGGATTGTTCGCATTTCTGGTTCGTAAGGCTTGTCGAAGAAGTACCGCTTGTTCGAATTGCATTCCAGCTTCCCTCTGCTGCCCCAGTTGAAGCAATGCCACTCCCAGATTATGGTGTGACCATGCAAGATCATGCTGAAGTGCCAATTGCTCCGGATTGCCCTCAATCAGTTGCCTGGCAAGCTTTTGCGAATGCGAGTAACTCTCAGCAGCCTGTTTTGCCTTACCTTGAGACATTTGAGCGCTGCCAAGCTTGTTCCAGGCAGCCATGCGCATCCCCCCAAGTTCTGTTTGGTTCCATTCCAATTTCTCCAGCAGCGAAATTGCTCGTGTGAGTGATGCCTCGGCCTGGTCATTTCGTCCTAGGATCGATTGCAGTGTGCCTGCGGAGGTCAATGTTACAGCCGTATCAAACTGCACTTCAGGCTTGTCATCATCTGCATCAGCAAGAATGCTCTCGTAGAAAGCCAACGCCTCATCGAGCTGCTTGCTCTGCAGTTGCCGAGCGCCTTCCAGTTGGCTTGAAGGCATACCATTGATTCTGGAAAGCATCTGCTGGATGGTCTGTCTGGCTTTACGGTAGTTCGCGTCAGCTCGCGACTTTTCTGTTTCAACACGGGTGATCGCTTTCTGCAACTCAACATTGTGGACTATCAGGCCAGTAATAACTGCAGCAATCATGACGGTGAGCAGGCAAAGGAGCGCAGTAGGCCAGGGGTGCCGCCTCATCCATTTGACACTGCGTTCCAATGGCGTTGCGTGACGAGCCAGAATGGGCTGGTGCTGACGATACCGCTTGAGATCCTCTGCCAGGTCCAATGCGCTGCCATATCTCTTGTCAGGTTCCTGCTGCAGACATTTCAGACAGATGGCTTCGAGTTCCTTTGATATTCCGGGGGTCAATTGTCTGAGCGGCGTCGGATCATACTTCAGCACAGCTTCCAGCGAAATCCAGTTTGAATCCTTCGCATAGGGCGCTTTGCCAGTCAGGCATTCATAAAGGATAGCGCCTAAAGCAAATACATCCGTTGGCGCGGACATGCGTTCGACATCACCCCGGATTTGTTCAGGAGCCATGTACCCCGGCGTGCCCATCATCGCCCCTGCAGCCGACATGGTCTGCGCTTCTTGCCCCTGCAGCAGCTTGGCTAATCCAAAGTCTGCGATCTTCGGAACCAGAGTGCTCAGTACTTTCTGTTGAGCACCGAGCACTGAGTACTGAGCACTTAACAGGATATTTGCAGGCTTGAGATCACGGTGCAGAATGCCCAGGACATGTGCCTCATGAATGGCACGTGCTATCGTCTCAATCAAATCTGCTGCCACCGGTTCAGACAACGGCCCTCGTTCAAGCAATTGTGCCAGCGATTCGCCTTCCACCAGTTCCATCGCGAAGTACGGAACAGGCAACCCTTCCTCGGTGGCACTTTCCCCTACTTCGTAAATCTGAACAATGCCCGGATGTACAAGCTTGGCGACAATCTCCGCTTCACGCAGAAACCGCTTTTGTTCGCTGTAGTTCGCTAGTGAGCCGTTCTTGATCTTCTTGAGAGCTACCAGTCGGTTGAGTTTGCGGTCTCTCGCGCGGTAAACAACTCCCATGCCGCCCTGGCCCAGTTCGTCAAGAATTTCGTACCCCGATTGCTGTTTGACAGACTTGCTGTTCGATGCTACAGGCAATGATCGAAAGAGTTGTGTAAAGCGATCATCAGGCAAGTCTGCCACATAAGCCTGACATTTTTCGCAATGGCACAAATGCTCTTCAACCAGGGCATGAGCATCGCCATTGAGCAGTCCGTTGCCGAAGTCAGCCAAAGTCTGTGCAACAGGATGTTCTGAAGTCATGGTAGGCATGCTGAAATTGTTACCTCTTCGGAGGCATCTCGCCAATCACTTTTTTGCCATCACGATAGGGGCTTATCGTCCAGACATAGAAGCCAAATGTTTTGTCGTTCCGTTCCTTGATGGGATCAACCGAAAAACGATAGGGTTTGCCCCAGGGATCATTGACTCCATCAGGTGAAATATTGGATGCTTTATTCTTCATTTTTATGATGTCATCGAGCGTTTGAGGCACACAGTCTTCCAGTTTATTATTCGGGTCTTTCAAGTGTTCCTGAATGTATTGTTTTATCGCTGAAGAAAAATGCCCGACGTCCATCCGGGCAAAAAACTCATCGCGCCCCTCCAGCATGCGGATTATTTCCGTTGGTGACACGTGTCGATAGAGGTCGGGACGCTTTCTAAAAAGCAGTTTGAATGCACGAATAGTGTCGTCTTCTGCTTTCTCCAGAGCCATAATGCGCCCGCTCTGCGGGTTAGTCTCTTGCAGATTCTTGGCTTGTATATCCAGGGCAATCATTTTTTCGTGAATCTTGTCCAGCTGTTGCCTGGCATGCAGAGCTGAAGCTGTATCTCTTATCGAGTTTAGAGCCTCCGCAGTATCTTGAGTCAGCATTACCCTCTGTTTGATGTACTCTGCTGAAATGCGTGGTGGTACATCAGAATATATGGTGAGGCTGAATATCAAACATCAAAAAAGAGTTCCCAAGCTGCGCATCGGTCTAACTCCCATCGTTTCATTCCTTTAGCTTAAAGTGTTACCTGGCAATTTGGATAAGAGCGCGGAGTGATGCCTCCGCGACACGGATATCCTTGTCGTCCAGCAACTCTGTCAGGCTCGGAATAGCTTCAGCGGCTGGAGGACCGATCTTGCCAAGTTCGTGCGCTGCCAACTCACGCGTTTTAGGATTTGAGCTTTTAAGAGCGGATATTCTGTCTCTGACATCCTGCAAAGTCAAACGCGTTCCTAATTCTGACGGACGGTTGTCCTTCGGAAGCCCACCTTTGATGAGCCTTATTCGAGTGGTACGAGTGATCTCAACTTCGTCATAACCCAGTGCAAGCATGCGTACAGGCGGCGCCATTTGGATCCGTCGATTTCGAAGCTGGCCTGCCTCTGTGGCCTTAATATACTCCTCAGCCGCGGCGAGTTGGGATTTTTCAACCTCAGCCCGTGTTGACAGCTTGCCGTTTTCA
Proteins encoded in this region:
- the ettA gene encoding energy-dependent translational throttle protein EttA; translation: MSERYIFTIDNLTKHYGKREVLKDIQLAFYPGAKIGVIGSNGSGKSTLLRIMALEDKDFMGEARPENGLTIGYVPQEPMLTPGKTVLENVEEAVQPFRDLILQYEAVSEKFADPAADFDKLSNQMERLQAQIDAVDAYNIDRRVEMAMDAMQLPPPDAGVEHLSGGERRRVFLCKMLLQNFDLLLLDEPTNHLDAESVEWLEHFLKDYKGAVVAITHDRYFLDNVAQWILELDRGRGYPFEGNYTSWMEKKKRRLELEEKIVSARQKQLDRELEWARMAPRGRMGKNKARLANIDKLQSMEFVEREDELVIQIPPGPPLGDLVVRAEGVKKAFGENLLFDDLTFNLPKGGIVGIIGPNGAGKTTLFKMIVGQEKPDGGTLTIGPTVKPAHVDQNRDALNPTNTIFEEITGGTDHIMLGKQRVASRGYCARFNFKGSDQQKIVGNCSGGERNRIHLAKLLRSGGNLLLLDEPTNDLDVDTLRALEESLLNFGGCAVIISHDRWFLDRVATHILAFERDSKVVWCDGNFQVYEEQRHARLGASANVPKRMRYRKLS
- a CDS encoding protein kinase; this translates as MTSEHPVAQTLADFGNGLLNGDAHALVEEHLCHCEKCQAYVADLPDDRFTQLFRSLPVASNSKSVKQQSGYEILDELGQGGMGVVYRARDRKLNRLVALKKIKNGSLANYSEQKRFLREAEIVAKLVHPGIVQIYEVGESATEEGLPVPYFAMELVEGESLAQLLERGPLSEPVAADLIETIARAIHEAHVLGILHRDLKPANILLSAQYSVLGAQQKVLSTLVPKIADFGLAKLLQGQEAQTMSAAGAMMGTPGYMAPEQIRGDVERMSAPTDVFALGAILYECLTGKAPYAKDSNWISLEAVLKYDPTPLRQLTPGISKELEAICLKCLQQEPDKRYGSALDLAEDLKRYRQHQPILARHATPLERSVKWMRRHPWPTALLCLLTVMIAAVITGLIVHNVELQKAITRVETEKSRADANYRKARQTIQQMLSRINGMPSSQLEGARQLQSKQLDEALAFYESILADADDDKPEVQFDTAVTLTSAGTLQSILGRNDQAEASLTRAISLLEKLEWNQTELGGMRMAAWNKLGSAQMSQGKAKQAAESYSHSQKLARQLIEGNPEQLALQHDLAWSHHNLGVALLQLGQQREAGMQFEQAVLLRQALRTRNANNPEIQSQLAESLVNLALVEQLSTKLVPAHRHLNEAETLLKHLVNTVPETLEFQVSLASLLLNKGNMQGSQGFVDFALTSYQAGLKLIEQVLKQESGYADAKRMQISLNGSIANLYDQTRRPILAVPYWDEVVSRSAPHNRQYRFMRLNSLTRASQWSQANKEISSLAELELTNDELVYLFRLVAVIYQHDKRPDEVTQQMNTNIKAICAKLYKQADGQLKKSLSQDPVLSILWNANQ